The region GCTACCTGTTAGAAGTATTTTAGTCATTGCAGGCTTTTATTAAATCGCGCATTGTCTGAATTTGTGCAGGAGTACCTAAAACAAGCAGTATATCCTGGTTTGTAACCTCAATTGAGGGGGCCGGATTGTGAATAAAATCGCCTCCGGCCTTTTTTATACCCACCACATTTACCCCGGCTTTTTGTCGCAGCTCCAATGATGCAATGGTAGTTTCTTTGCCATCGGGTACTGATAAACATTGAATTTCATCGAGATTCACATCCTCGGTAGATTGCAGCAGCAGCGTATCGAGAAATTCAATTAAGTCGGGGCGGGTAACCAGCTGGGCCATGTGAGAACCTCCCACCTTGTCGGGCATAATTACCTCATTGGCTCCGGCTTCGAGTAATTTGTCAATATTTACTTCCTCCGATACGCGACTGATAATTTTTAAATCAGGGTTGAGCGCTCTTGCCGTAACGATCACGAAAAGATTGTCGGCATCGCTGGGAAATGTGGCCAGAAGAGCCCGGGCACTTCTGATGTTGGCTTTTTCCAAAACTTCATCTTCAGTGGCATCGCCATTAAGGTATTGAAATTGCTGGTTCTCCTTAATTTGATCGATTACACGTTCATCTCTTTCCAGAATTACAAACTTCTCATAATGATTGAGCAGGTCTACCGAGGCCTGTTTGCCTACGCGGCCGTATCCACACACAATGATGTGCTTTTCTGTTAGATCGAAGTTTTGTTTCACTATAGGTTAGCTTATATTATTTACTCAACTTAATCAAGGTTATTAAGCCAGTTTTTAAAAGTATGAAATTCGAAACTGATTCAGAAACAAATCTAGGTAAAATTGTTTTTAGCAAGCATTTCTTTTACTTTTGATCAAAAACAAGTTTCAATGTTAGTAAAAACATATGGCTCTGCGGTTTTTGGAATAGAAGCAACTACCATTACTATTGAAGTGAGTATTTCGCAAGGCTTTGCCTTTTTTCTGGTAGGATTACCCGATAGTGCTGTTAAAGAGAGTCAGCAGCGTATAGAATCGGCCCTTCGC is a window of Salinivirga cyanobacteriivorans DNA encoding:
- a CDS encoding potassium channel family protein, with product MKQNFDLTEKHIIVCGYGRVGKQASVDLLNHYEKFVILERDERVIDQIKENQQFQYLNGDATEDEVLEKANIRSARALLATFPSDADNLFVIVTARALNPDLKIISRVSEEVNIDKLLEAGANEVIMPDKVGGSHMAQLVTRPDLIEFLDTLLLQSTEDVNLDEIQCLSVPDGKETTIASLELRQKAGVNVVGIKKAGGDFIHNPAPSIEVTNQDILLVLGTPAQIQTMRDLIKACND